ATATACCGGATACAGTTGATCTGGACGACAAAGAAGTTGCAATGCTTGTTGCCACCCGGCTTTACGAAAAAGGTAAACTCTCCCTCGGGCAAGCTGCTGAACTTGTGGGTTTAACTAAGCGAACTTTTGCTGAATTGCTTGTAAGATACGACGTTTCAATATTTAATTATCCGGCTTCCGATTTATCAAGAGACGTTAAGAATGCCTGACAACATAATTTCTGATACAAGCTGTTTTACTGTGTTGACAAATATTGGAGAATTGGACCTGCTTCAAAAAACCTACGGTCAGGTAATTACAACAAATGAGGTTGCAACCGAATTTGGACAACAATTACCCGATCGGGTAAAAATCAAATCAACAACAGACAAGTACAAACAACAAATACTAGAACTTCAGGTTGATAATAAAATACGAAAATCAGATTTTCGATTGACAAAGGAAATTGAGCTACAAGCCCTGAATGAGGCTGGTGAATAGCATCTGCATATATTAACTGAACACAATAAAATCCAGATAAAGAAAAACAAGCGGTGCTACGAACAGCACGCTATCGAAACGGTCGAGCACTCCGCCGTGTCCGGGAATCAGCGTTGATGAATCTTTAACACCTGCATCGCGTTTCAGTTTCGATTCTGCTAAATCGCCCAACTGTCCGAAAACCCCCACGATTACACCGATAACAACAGCATTCTCAGATGACAAATAATCGAGAACAAGATATTTTGCCGCTACCACAAAAGCAATTGCAAAAATAAATCCACTTATCGCACCTTCCCAAGTTTTGTTCGGACTGACGCGTTCAAAAAGTTTATGCTTCCCAAAAAGTTTGCCGCCAAAATATGCCGCAGTGTCGCAAATCCAAATCGTTGAAAAAATTGTTAAAACCGTGTATCCTCCCCACAAATAAATCTGATCTTTTATACTATCGGACAAGTTCACTTCGACAGGAAAAAATCGGTAAACCGGAAAATCGAAAGGTATAAATAACTCGCGCATGCCAACCAAAGTACCAAAAAAAAGAGGAACGTAAAAAATTCCTAATACTGTTGTTGAAATGTTTTGAATAGCATTATCCCTGTTGCGGAACATCTCCACCAATAAAATAGTAATAACTGCTAACACAGAAATAATCAAGATTAACTGTGCTTGAGAAGGGAATGGTATGGATATGTTATACTGTTCAAAAAACTCAACCACAAAAATTTGTACCTTTTTATGGAAGAAGGATAAAATAATTAGACTGCCGGTAAATAAACCAAGACCGGTTATCGGTTTCGAACCTTTGACCGCAGCTAATTTATAAAATTCGTTTTGTGCTAAAAAAGAAATAAGTAAAACGAACAATAGAAAA
This genomic window from Bacteroidota bacterium contains:
- a CDS encoding UPF0175 family protein; its protein translation is MKTLTLHIPDTVDLDDKEVAMLVATRLYEKGKLSLGQAAELVGLTKRTFAELLVRYDVSIFNYPASDLSRDVKNA
- a CDS encoding phosphatidate cytidylyltransferase; the encoded protein is MSNFTVRILTAVLTIPIIILLTIFGNIFFLLFVLLISFLAQNEFYKLAAVKGSKPITGLGLFTGSLIILSFFHKKVQIFVVEFFEQYNISIPFPSQAQLILIISVLAVITILLVEMFRNRDNAIQNISTTVLGIFYVPLFFGTLVGMRELFIPFDFPVYRFFPVEVNLSDSIKDQIYLWGGYTVLTIFSTIWICDTAAYFGGKLFGKHKLFERVSPNKTWEGAISGFIFAIAFVVAAKYLVLDYLSSENAVVIGVIVGVFGQLGDLAESKLKRDAGVKDSSTLIPGHGGVLDRFDSVLFVAPLVFLYLDFIVFS